A region from the Brassica napus cultivar Da-Ae chromosome C8, Da-Ae, whole genome shotgun sequence genome encodes:
- the LOC125591524 gene encoding ABC transporter B family member 11-like, translating to MNRDGAGAGNSVSHEPSTSKTPREGGEEETKKDEKAKTVPFYKLFAFADSYDVLLMICGSVGAMGNGVGLPLMTLLFGDLIDSFGQNQNNKDIVDVISKVCVKFVYLGLGTLGAAFLQVACWMITGERQAARIRNMYLKTILRQDIGFFDVETNTGEVVGRMSGDTVLIQEAMGEKVGKFIQLIATFIGGFALAFAKGWLLTLVMLTSIPLLAMAGAAMAIIVTKASSQGQAAYAKAATVVEQTIGSIRTVASFTGEKEAINKYKKFITSAYKSSIQQGFSTGLGLGIMLFVLFSSYALAIWFGGKMILEKGYTGGAVINVLIIVVAGAMSLGQTSPCVTAFSAGQSAAYKMFETIERKPLIDAYDLKGKILKDIRGDIELKDVHFSYPARPDEDIFDGFSLFIPSGATAALVGESGSGKSTVISLIERFYDPKAGQVLIDGVNLKEFQLKWIRSKIGLVSQEPVLFSSSIMENIAYGKDNATIQEIKAATELANAAKFIDKLPQGLDTMVGEHGTQLSGGQKQRIAIARAILKDPRILLLDEATSALDAESERVVQEALDRVMVNRTTVIVAHRLSTVRNADMIAVIHRGKMVEKGSHSELLRDPEGAYSQLIRLQEINKDAKAASGSSFRNSSLKKSIEGSSSSVGNSSRHHSLNVVTSGLEHGGGGGSRAGQEDKPGTEAQEPVPKVSLTRIAALNKPEIPVLLLGTVAAAINGAIFPLFGILISRVIEAFFKPAHELRRDSKFWALIFVALGVVSFIISPTQMYLFAVAGGKLIRRIRSMCFEKAVHMEVGWFDEPQNSSGTLGARLSADAALIRALVGDALSLAVQNAASAASGLIIAFTACWELALIILVMLPLIGINGYIQVKFMKGFTADAKSKYEDASQVANDAVGSIRTVASFCAEEKVMQMYKKQCEGPIKDGIKQGFISGLGFGFSFFILFCVYAASFYAGARLVEAGRTTFNDVFQVFFALTMAAIGISQSSSFAPDSSKAKVAAASIFGIIDRKSKIDSSDESGTVLENVKGDIELRHISFTYPARPDIQIFRDLCLTIRAGKTVALVGESGSGKSTVISLLQRFYDPDSGHITLDGVELKKMQLKWLRQQMGLVGQEPVLFNDTIRANIAYGKGSEEAATESEITAAAELANAHKFISSIQQGYDTVVGERGIQLSGGQKQRVAIARAIVKEPKILLLDEATSALDAESERVVQDALDRVMVNRTTVVVAHRLSTIKNADVIAVVKNGVIAEKGTHETLIKMEGGVYASLVQLHMTASN from the exons ATGAATCGTGACGGCGCCGGAGCAGGCAACTCTGTTTCACACGAACCTTCAACTTCAAAAACTCCCAGAGagggaggagaagaagagacaAAGAAGGATGAAAAGGCGAAGACAGTTCCCTTCTACAAGCTATTTGCATTTGCGGATTCATATGATGTTCTCTTGATGATATGTGGCTCAGTTGGAGCTATGGGGAACGGTGTTGGTTTGCCTCTCATGACATTGTTGTTTGGTGACCTCATTGATTCCTTTGGTCAGAATCAGAACAACAAAGACATCGTTGATGTTATCTCAAAG GTTTGTGTGAAATTCGTCTACCTTGGACTTGGAACACTAGGAGCAGCCTTTCTTC AGGTGGCTTGTTGGATGATAACGGGAGAAAGACAAGCGGCGAGGATAAGGAATATGTATCTGAAAACAATTCTGAGACAAGACATTGGATTCTTCGATGTGGAAACAAACACAGGAGAGGTTGTTGGTAGAATGTCTGGAGATACTGTTCTTATTCAAGAGGCCATGGGTGAGAAG GTTGGGAAGTTTATTCAGTTGATAGCAACGTTTATCGGTGGATTTGCATTAGCTTTTGCTAAAGGATGGTTATTAACATTGGTTATGTTAACTTCAATACCTCTCCTGGCAATGGCTGGTGCAGCCATGGCTATTATAGTCACTAAAGCTTCTTCTCAGGGACAAGCTGCTTATGCCAAAGCAGCTACTGTTGTCGAACAGACTATCGGTTCTATCCGAACG GTTGCATCATTTACGGGAGAGAAAGAAGCGATAAACAAGTACAAAAAGTTCATAACATCGGCGTATAAATCAAGCATACAACAAGGATTCTCGACTGGGTTAGGACTGGGAATAATGTTATTCGTGTTATTCAGCAGCTATGCTTTGGCTATTTGGTTTGGTGGGAAGATGATTCTCGAGAAAGGCTATACTGGTGGTGCTGTCATCAACGTACTCATCATCGTTGTCGCCGGTGCCAT GTCGCTTGGACAAACATCTCCATGCGTAACCGCATTTTCCGCGGGTCAATCCGCAGCCTATAAAATGTTCGAGACCATCGAAAGAAAGCCTTTGATTGATGCTTACGACTTAAAGGGGAAGATTCTCAAAGACATCAGAGGAGACATTGAACTTAAAGACGTTCATTTCAGCTATCCAGCTAGGCCTGATGAAGACATATTCGACGGTTTCTCTCTATTTATCCCGAGCGGCGCAACAGCAGCGTTAGTAGGAGAGAGCGGAAGCGGCAAATCAACGGTCATCAGTTTGATCGAGAGGTTCTACGATCCGAAAGCCGGACAAGTACTAATCGATGGTGTTAATCTCAAGGAGTTTCAGCTGAAATGGATCAGAAGCAAAATCGGATTGGTTAGCCAAGAACCGGTTCTGTTTTCGTCGAGCATCATGGAGAACATCGCTTACGGGAAAGACAACGCGACGATTCAAGAGATCAAAGCGGCCACGGAGCTGGCGAACGCGGCCAAGTTTATAGACAAGTTGCCTCAGGGGTTGGATACGATGGTGGGAGAGCACGGGACGCAGCTCTCTGGTGGACAGAAACAGAGGATAGCGATCGCTAGAGCCATCCTTAAAGATCCGAGGATACTCCTTCTCGACGAAGCAACGAGCGCGCTCGACGCGGAATCAGAAAGAGTGGTGCAAGAGGCTTTAGATAGAGTGATGGTTAACCGGACCACGGTTATCGTCGCGCATCGGTTAAGCACGGTTAGAAATGCGGATATGATTGCGGTTATTCACCGCGGGAAAATGGTGGAGAAAGGTTCGCATTCGGAGCTGTTGAGAGATCCGGAGGGAGCTTACTCGCAGCTCATTCGGTTACAAGAGATAAACAAGGACGCAAAGGCTGCTTCCGGATCTTCTTTCCGGAACTCGagtcttaaaaaatctattgaAGGATCATCGTCATCGGTTGGAAATAGCAGCCGTCATCATTCTTTGAATGTAGTAACCTCAGGACTAGAacatggtggtggtggtggcagTAGAGCAGGCCAAGAGGATAAACCAGGAACCGAGGCTCAAGAACCGGTTCCAAAAGTGTCGCTAACCCGAATCGCGGCTCTAAACAAACCGGAGATACCGGTTCTCCTTCTAGGAACCGTAGCGGCAGCAATCAACGGTGCTATTTTCCCGCTTTTCGGGATTTTGATTTCAAGAGTCATCGAAGCTTTCTTCAAACCGGCTCACGAGCTAAGGAGAGATTCAAAGTTCTGGGCGTTAATATTTGTAGCTCTTGGAGTGGTTTCCTTCATTATCTCACCCACTCAGATGTATCTGTTTGCTGTTGCTGGAGGGAAACTGATACGAAGAATAAGATCGATGTGTTTTGAGAAAGCGGTTCACATGGAGGTTGGGTGGTTCGATGAGCCACAGAACTCGAGTGGGACGTTGGGTGCAAGGCTTTCCGCTGATGCAGCGTTGATCAGGGCTCTGGTTGGGGATGCTTTGTCCCTAGCGGTTCAAAACGCTGCGTCTGCTGCGTCTGGATTGATCATAGCGTTCACTGCGTGTTGGGAACTGGCGCTTATAATCTTAGTGATGCTTCCTCTGATTGGTATCAATGGTTATATTCAAGTCAAGTTCATGAAAGGATTCACCGCCGACGCTAAG TCAAAGTACGAGGATGCGAGTCAGGTAGCGAACGATGCGGTGGGGAGCATTAGGACTGTAGCGTCTTTCTGTGCAGAGGAGAAGGTGATGCAGATGTATAAGAAGCAATGCGAAGGTCCGATTAAAGACGGAATAAAGCAAGGTTTCATCAGCGGGTTAGGGTTtggattctccttcttcattctGTTTTGTGTCTACGCCGCAAGCTTCTACGCTGGTGCTAGACTGGTTGAAGCTGGCAGGACTACTTTCAACGATGTCTTCCAG GTGTTCTTTGCATTGACAATGGCAGCGATTGGGATTTCTCAGTCGAGTTCTTTCGCACCGGATTCTAGCAAAGCTAAGGTCGCAGCTGCTTCTATCTTTGGGATCATCGATAGAAAATCGAAGATAGATTCGAGCGATGAGTCAGGGACAGTCTTGGAGAACGTTAAGGGAGATATCGAACTTCGCCACATAAGTTTCACTTATCCAGCAAGACCAGACATTCAAATCTTCCGTGATCTTTGCTTAACCATTCGTGCAGGAAAG acGGTTGCTTTGGTCGGAGAGAGTGGGTCTGGAAAATCGACGGTGATCTCGCTGTTACAGAGATTCTACGATCCGGATTCCGGTCATATAACACTAGACGGAGTTGAGCTTAAGAAGATGCAACTGAAATGGTTGAGACAGCAAATGGGACTAGTGGGACAAGAGCCTGTCTTGTTCAATGACACCATACGAGCCAACATTGCTTATGGCAAAGGAAGCGAAGAGGCCGCCACTGAGTCTGAGATTACAGCTGCTGCAGAACTAGCCAATGCACACAAATTCATCTCTAGCATACAACAG GGCTACGACACGGTGGTTGGAGAAAGAGGGATTCAGCTATCAGGAGGACAGAAACAGCGCGTGGCTATAGCACGGGCCATAGTGAAAGAGCCGAAGATATTGCTTTTGGACGAAGCAACGAGCGCCCTTGATGCGGAATCCGAAAGAGTGGTCCAAGACGCACTTGACCGAGTGATGGTGAACCGAACCACGGTGGTTGTGGCTCACCGGTTATCGACTATTAAAAATGCGGACGTGATCGCTGTGGTGAAGAACGGAGTGATCGCTGAGAAAGGAACTCACGAAACGCTGATCAAAATGGAGGGCGGGGTTTATGCTTCGCTTGTGCAGCTTCACATGACTGCTtctaactga
- the LOC125591783 gene encoding ATP-dependent Clp protease proteolytic subunit 5, chloroplastic-like, whose amino-acid sequence MAHACVSRFTAGFVSNGSSSFDSQKLVSDRKNWKRSSSSVYSGGNLWTPEPPSPQGVWSIRDDLQVPSSPYFPAYAQGQGPPPMVQERFQSIITQLFQYRIIRCGGAVDDDMANIIVAQLLYLDAVDPTKDIVMYVNSPGGSVTAGMAIFDTMRHIRPDVSTVCVGLAASMGAFLLSAGTKGKRYSLPNSRIMIHQPLGGAQGGQTDIDIQANEMLHHKANLNGYLAYQTGQCLEKINQDTDRDFFMSAKEAKDYGLIDAVIMNPLKALQPLAPA is encoded by the exons atggctcATGCTTGCGTCTCCAGGTTTACAGCTGGATTCGTCTCCAATGGCTCCTCCTCTTTCGATTCTCAGAAGTTAGTTAGCGACAGAAAGAATTGGAAGAGGTCATCATCATCTGTATACTCCGGAGGCAATCTCTGGACACCTGAGCCTCCCTCTCCTCAAGGAGTTTGGTCCATCAG AGATGATTTACAAGTGCCTTCTTCTCCGTATTTTCCTGCGTACGCTCAAGGACAAGGACCGCCTCCTATGGTTCAAGAGCGTTTCCAGAGTATCATTACCCAGCTCTTCCAATAT agGATTattcgttgtggtggtgctgtGGATGATGATATGGCCAACATCATCGTTGCTCAGCTTCTTTACCTTGATGCCGTTGATCCTACTAAG GATATTGTTATGTATGTGAATTCTCCTGGTGGATCTGTTACAGCTG GCATGGCTATATTCGATACTATGAGGCATATCCGGCCTGATGTCTCCACTGTTTGTGTTGGTCTTGCTGCTAG TATGGGAGCTTTTCTGCTTAGTGCTGGAACCAAAG GAAAAAGATACAGTCTACCAAACTCAAGGATAATGATCCATCAGCCGCTTGGTGGAGCTCAAGGTGGCCAGACTGATATAGACATTCAG GCAAATGAAATGCTCCACCACAAGGCGAACCTAAACGGTTACCTCGCTTACCAGACTGGTCAATGCCTGGAGAAGATAAACCAAGACACTGACCGTGATTTCTTCATGAGTGCTAAAGAGGCAAAAGATTATGGACTTATCGATGCTGTCATCATGAACCCTCTTAAAGCTCTTCAGCCACTTGCACCAGCTTAA